The nucleotide window ATTGGCACCAAAATTTTGTAACAATTTTCAAACCACATGCAATTAATgtgtttattatattataatatacgTTTTTTTCATATTATGAAATAGatattttatgacttttataatGACAAAAGAACATGGGCGGTGAAGATttagaaaaaaaacaaaaatgtCTTTCAActataatttcataattatgttaaatatttgataattattcaatttagttatgaattaaaattcatttattattttataatataaattaataattaaatatttattttataatggtTGAAAATTTGATACTTGATTGCataatatgtatttttttttaataggaGATTAGAGAAGTAGAGTTTCAAAGTTAACTCTATCAAGTGAATGATACCCTTTCAACCACTAAACCAATACACATAATATATATGTATCACATTGATGAGACCATTTAGTTTGAGGATAACATTACAAGCCTATACCTGTCCATTAAGCAAGCACTTTCTTGAGCAAAACAATTGCTTGAAAGTTTCTAGCTAAAGCAATTGATGCCTTAAAGCAATTGATGAGGTCAGTTTGATGTATACATTTATCAATTCAATCTCCAACTTGCATAAGATCCTGTGGACACATACAATTTGAACATGATATAGATAAAATTGGCTATTCAATTCTGGATTTTGCAATCAATTCCCAGAACCTGTTACCAAATTAAGTTTCCAGAACCTGTTATCTATACAAAGAGTTGGGAATAATAGTAATTAATAATCAATTAATATGCATACAACAAAGTGATAGGACTAAATTGAAACCCTGAtatgaagggtgtttagggtttctGGCTTAGAATGGTTTCCCTTCCATATAGTTACACTTACATCAGGACATAATAAATGTTAACTACAAAATGGCAGGACCTAATTCTAACCCTTTCTTCAAGGGCTAATTGTCATGTCTTGCCATTATTAATGTCATCTAGCTTCAGACATTTTTTATGTTCTGAAAATGATATTTTTGATTTTCTATCTTTCAAAATGTGTAGTTGTTGTTATTTTGGGACCTTCCATTTATTGCTTATACCCCACATTCATAATTGATCATGCAATACTATTATTGTTCAATGAATTGGACAAATCAAGCATACATTGTTAACTAGTAGCTAGCCCATTGCCCATTATTTCTATCTTGCTTTTGTAATTTTGTGCATTTTGGTGGTTCATACTTGGTTTAGTTGCCTTCAACCAGATTACCATCAAACCCATATGTCCAATTCTTGTTTCTTCTAACAATCATCATTAGCTTCATGTACAATGTGGGTAaacaaaaagtttttttttttttttaacaccaaTTGTACACCTTTCATGTGCATTATCTTGCAAAGTTATAATACCTAGAGTTATATgactgaaatatataattaatttataaattcataaattttaatttttcttttttttttctttattttgacgattatatataaaataaatacaattATATGTTCATcatgtttaattttaaaataaaaataattattataaataatcatTATAGTCTcttagtaaaaaaataaaatatgagatatatttatataaatcaaaCTAGTGGGTTATTTTCTTTAGATATGGCTATTACTCTGATTATGATTGGATTGCAGGCccttctaattttaattttattaaattttgaataaataaaatttttaattttttaatacatgaaataattttaattaaattaattttaatcgaTTTTAACTTAATTTTAAAGTAAAAATAGATTGATTTTATTCCAATGAAATTAACTGAACGGTGAGCATGTCTGCAGCGTGAATGCacaaaaaaaagtgaaaatgaaagCATTTCAATTGATAACCACATAAGTTTATGGTTAAGAGATTAGCAATTCAAGTCGTCTCTTTCAACCTTGGAGAAGCAAATGTTTCATCCTTTTTTCTAGACATAAGCAGCAaagttaaaattattaatttaatatttaataattaaaattgaaactttaaaattaatttataagtgcTAAAATTATTTGATAGCTAGCAATTAGTAGGGCAAAAACTAATATCAGAAAATCTAAACTTAATATTAACTTAATATTAtgcattataattttaaaattattaatttttgaaaaaaaattaaatatcatattaataaaaaaaataaattaaatatatattaaatatttcaaatcaaaatttaaaagtgtaaaaattaaataaattaacatACCCAAATGCTCAATCTAATAAATATTAGAGTGACAAATTATATTAACAAAGTATCCTTAACATTAGCGTGGGATTATACTGATAATGAAATCTTAATAAACCATATATATGATTAATTCCGCCAACCATGATGAGTGTGTTGCTTTGCCAAATGATGAATTATTGCTTCCAAAGTTCCCAAGTCCAAGGAGCAATTGTGAAGAAGCTCTCTAAGTGTTCAAaatttaatagttaattttgCTTATAGATCTTGTACGTACAATATATGCCAAGACGAAATTAATTCATCATCAATTCATCTGTATCTCATATATATTCAGCAGAGCCCACAATTATCACTGTCCTATGGCCCTCTCGTGTCTGAAAtaatcatacatatatatacaacCTAAATATTAATTCCTAAATAATTTAACCCTTTAAAAACAATAcaaaaaaatgttaaaaaatttatcataaaataacATCCATTTGTTTAGATATGAGCGTATCTGTGATCTCTCTTCTTTTTATACTCAATAATTAGGGTTGATTGCTTGTTCTGAATCAAATCATAATAATTTACTTGCACACCAGAAGCTGTAATTGATTTGTATTGGAATAAGACTAATTAACAAGGTAAATATTGCAACAAGAAGCAAAATGCTTTTACATTTACTGAAACTACAGAACTCCCACAGGAAAATTacataaccttttttttttttctttaaaaaaagagAACAAAATATATCTAGATTTCTCTGGTGCTTGttatttaattcttaattttatgaTATTTGCTTCTGGGATGATTATTTAATTAACCATGACTAATTGTTGTTGAGCTTCAATCCTTATTTCTTCTTTCGTCTTTCTGataaattcttcaaatttcttgtttAATTCCTCTGTGCTCAACAtcccattttcttcttcttcttggacagGAAACTTGTCATCGAACTCTTTGACGACCTCTCTTTGATAATCATCATCTTCTTCGACGAAAACTTCACTATTTTCTTTTACTGTTGTAATCAAGACCCTACTTTCTCTACTTTCTTCTGGTTGATCATCGTCCACAATGAACTGCTGTgtttctagatctcctacttctCCAGTGATATACtcgtcattttctcttctttcttcACCAGCTACTTTTTCTTGGGCCATTTTATCTTCATTCTCTAGCAATGACTCCGTCGAGTATTGATCCAATACTAATGGCAGTGCATCATCTTCATAGTTATTGGCAGACTCATTAATGCTGCTACGATTCTTATACTCTGAGGAAGAACTAATCAAACCCGAAAATGCGGCGACAAAAACTAGAAGACCATTACAGAGGAGGAACATGCAATTCTTGTTTATGGTGTGGCTAAAGAGCTGGACAGGGACAGTGGAGAAGTAGAAGTTGAAGGAATGGAAAAAAGAAAGGCAAGAGGAGTTAgacaataatagcaaagaaagcacCGAAACTGAAAGCAACAATTGAATTATTTTGTTTAGAAACTGATATCTAATTAAGAACTGACTTAAAGTTTGGAGGTTTTGCCGATCTATTTGTTCCatgttctcaaaattttcttttggaattgtttgaatggaagGAAGCTACAGTGGAGTGTGCACTTGGTAGGGTTGTTGGCAGTGTCAGAAACCCATGAAGTCCATGTCTTATATAGAAGTTTCCCGACTCAAGACCAATTCTAGGCggttttaatatttaattctggCGAACCCCATTTGCtggtttattttatttcatatatttGTGGGACCCCAATCATTATGTGGGGGATTGGGTCCGTCTACATAAAAAGacgagagtggcatggttaattTTAGAACTTGAGCTTCCAGAAGATGGTGTCAGTGGGCGGGAAACGAGGAGTGGCTGCAAGCCTGCGAGGCCCGCAACACCTCTCTCTGATGAGAAATTTTAGAACACAATTTTTGTATACAGCGATTTTATTGCAATAGCTATgataaatttcatataaattttatCTTTATTAATGATGAAAATCTACAATAATTTTTTCCTATCTGATCCTTTCGAGTTTTCATATAGTCATCCTTCCTTGGACTATCCTCCAGCCTCATCGTTCATAGCctgctgtaatttttttttttttacttgtttaATAAAATTTGATAAGCTGACACGGTCAAAATAGAGCAATTAGggatagaaaaagaaaaaaagaaaaaaaaaaaaaaacactcaaTGGGAAATGAGCAAGAATGGTCACAACTTACATTAGTGGCTAGCGCATATCTTGGCCTGACATCCTTATCGCTTGGACGTTGGACCCTTGCTCTTGGATCAAGCTTGTTGCACACTTTGGTTGCTAGGTTTGGTAGATCTATG belongs to Hevea brasiliensis isolate MT/VB/25A 57/8 chromosome 4, ASM3005281v1, whole genome shotgun sequence and includes:
- the LOC110632753 gene encoding uncharacterized protein LOC110632753; the protein is MRLEDSPRKDDYMKTRKDQIGKNYFSVLSLLLLSNSSCLSFFHSFNFYFSTVPVQLFSHTINKNCMFLLCNGLLVFVAAFSGLISSSSEYKNRSSINESANNYEDDALPLVLDQYSTESLLENEDKMAQEKVAGEERRENDEYITGEVGDLETQQFIVDDDQPEESRESRVLITTVKENSEVFVEEDDDYQREVVKEFDDKFPVQEEEENGMLSTEELNKKFEEFIRKTKEEIRIEAQQQLVMVN